A single window of Tenericutes bacterium MZ-XQ DNA harbors:
- a CDS encoding adenylosuccinate synthase gives MKRLVIVGTQWGDEGKGKITDYLAQKADVVCRYQGGNNAGHTVVFDGKKYSLHLLPSGILNPRIENVMANGMVINPKAFHDEIKKVESFNLYISDRAHVVFPYHIELDKAYESDKKDVKIGTTHKGIGPTYTDKSARIGMRVSSFIHEDKFREELKHLVELKNKELKHYGKDLIDFDQVYQEYKGYADLMRPYVTDTSYLLNQYIEDDKKILFEGAQGVMLCLDHGTYPYVTSSSPTASSVPVNTGIAPWLIEGAIGVTKAYSTRVGEGFMPTEIKDELGDEIRVRGNEFGTTTGRPRRIGWLDTVVLRHTKRVSGLSYLAVTLLDVLSGVDELKVCVSYTLDGKEIDYVPADIDDFMRCEPNYITLDGWSDDITGVKHFDELPVAAKNYLKTLSELVKVEIAIFSVGPDRNQTILVKDVF, from the coding sequence ATGAAAAGACTTGTTATTGTAGGAACACAATGGGGAGATGAAGGTAAAGGTAAAATCACAGATTATTTAGCTCAAAAAGCTGATGTTGTCTGTAGGTATCAAGGTGGAAACAATGCTGGCCATACTGTGGTCTTTGATGGAAAGAAGTATAGTCTACATCTTTTGCCATCGGGCATTTTGAACCCAAGAATTGAAAATGTAATGGCAAATGGAATGGTCATTAATCCAAAAGCATTTCATGATGAGATTAAAAAAGTTGAATCTTTCAACTTATATATTTCAGATCGTGCACATGTCGTATTTCCATATCATATTGAGTTAGATAAAGCTTATGAATCTGATAAAAAGGATGTTAAGATTGGTACAACACATAAGGGGATTGGACCGACTTATACAGATAAAAGTGCAAGGATTGGAATGAGAGTATCGAGTTTTATTCATGAAGATAAGTTTCGTGAAGAACTTAAGCATTTGGTTGAATTAAAGAATAAAGAACTTAAGCATTATGGTAAAGATTTGATTGATTTTGATCAAGTTTATCAAGAATATAAAGGTTATGCAGATTTAATGAGACCTTACGTAACTGATACATCTTATCTATTAAACCAATATATTGAAGATGATAAAAAGATTTTGTTTGAAGGTGCTCAAGGTGTGATGCTTTGCCTTGATCATGGGACATATCCATATGTTACATCATCATCACCAACAGCTTCATCAGTACCTGTAAACACAGGCATTGCCCCATGGCTAATTGAGGGTGCAATCGGTGTGACTAAAGCATATTCAACACGTGTTGGTGAAGGCTTTATGCCAACAGAAATAAAAGATGAACTTGGTGATGAAATCAGAGTTAGGGGCAATGAGTTTGGCACAACAACAGGTAGACCAAGACGTATTGGTTGGCTTGATACTGTTGTTTTAAGACACACAAAAAGAGTCAGTGGTCTTTCATATTTGGCAGTGACGCTTTTAGATGTCTTATCAGGGGTTGATGAACTCAAAGTTTGTGTAAGTTACACATTAGATGGTAAAGAAATTGATTATGTTCCTGCAGATATTGATGATTTTATGAGATGTGAGCCTAATTACATTACATTAGATGGATGGTCTGATGATATAACTGGAGTTAAGCATTTTGATGAGCTTCCAGTAGCTGCAAAAAATTATTTAAAAACATTAAGTGAACTGGTAAAAGTTGAAATTGCAATCTTCTCAGTAGGTCCTGACCGTAATCAAACCATATTAGTAAAAGATGTTTTTTAA
- a CDS encoding deoxyribonuclease IV, whose protein sequence is MIKIGSHVSMSGDDMYLGSVKEALSYNANALMIYTGAPQNTIRKKMDQLKAKEALAYMDEVGFDINAVVVHAPYIMNLANPSAEKRDFAVRFLTEEIKRTAFMGATQIVLHPGSAVGKDREEAIRWIAEGLNKVIENTKDLTVKIALETMAGKGNEVGKTFEELKSIINLVEHKERLSVCFDTCHTHDAGYDIKNDFEGVIKHFDEVVGKEMISVFHINDSKNVQGAAKDRHENLGFGYLGFDALLKVIYHPDFLDVPKILETPYIDKKAPYLEEIEMVRQKTFDPDLKTKIEQK, encoded by the coding sequence ATGATCAAAATAGGTAGCCATGTTTCTATGTCAGGAGACGATATGTATTTAGGTTCAGTTAAAGAAGCCTTAAGTTATAACGCTAATGCACTGATGATATATACAGGTGCTCCTCAAAATACGATTCGTAAAAAAATGGATCAATTAAAAGCTAAAGAAGCTTTAGCATATATGGATGAAGTAGGGTTTGATATAAACGCAGTTGTTGTTCATGCACCTTATATTATGAATCTAGCAAATCCGAGTGCAGAAAAAAGAGATTTCGCAGTCCGTTTCTTAACTGAAGAAATTAAAAGAACTGCATTTATGGGTGCTACTCAAATTGTTCTACATCCAGGTAGTGCAGTAGGAAAAGATAGAGAAGAAGCGATTAGATGGATTGCAGAAGGTTTAAACAAAGTGATTGAAAACACAAAAGATTTAACCGTTAAAATCGCACTTGAAACGATGGCAGGTAAAGGTAATGAAGTTGGAAAAACGTTTGAAGAGTTAAAGTCAATCATCAACCTTGTTGAGCATAAAGAACGCTTGAGTGTTTGTTTTGACACATGTCACACACACGATGCTGGATATGATATTAAAAATGATTTTGAAGGTGTGATTAAACATTTTGATGAAGTCGTTGGTAAAGAGATGATATCCGTTTTTCATATCAATGATAGTAAAAATGTACAAGGTGCAGCTAAAGATAGACACGAGAATTTAGGCTTTGGCTATTTGGGATTCGATGCGTTATTAAAAGTAATATATCATCCAGATTTCCTAGATGTGCCAAAAATATTGGAAACGCCTTATATCGATAAAAAAGCACCATATTTAGAAGAAATTGAAATGGTTAGACAAAAGACTTTTGATCCTGACTTAAAAACAAAAATTGAGCAAAAATAA
- a CDS encoding adenylosuccinate lyase, producing MIERYQRKEMKLIWNDKHKFNAYLKVELAASYAWMKLGLFDEHTYQKITKASFKIKDILEIEKETKHDVIAFTQAVKKSLGEEKKYLHYGLTSTDVVDSAYGLLLKQANKLIKKDIQLMMEVLKEKAYLYKDTPIMGRTHGMHAEVTSFGLKFALWYEDFKRLYQGFIEASKLVEVCKISGAVGNYAANTPELERIASKKLGLKAANISTQTLQRDRHARYIHQLALIAAEIEKIAVEIRHLSRSEVREVSEFFDVNQKGSSAMPHKKNPISSENVSGLARILKGHVTASMDNIALWHERDISHSSVERIILVDATTLVDYMLNRYSDTLKKLIVYPENMMRNIELTHGSIHAQHVLHHLIDQGMDRDQAYNIIQKLAYQSIENHQSFEALVLEDESIKKYIVKEDITRMFDVKTYLKYVDVIFDKVFS from the coding sequence ATGATTGAAAGATATCAAAGAAAAGAAATGAAACTTATTTGGAATGATAAACATAAATTTAATGCATATTTAAAAGTTGAGTTAGCAGCAAGCTATGCTTGGATGAAACTCGGTCTTTTTGATGAGCATACGTATCAAAAAATCACGAAAGCCTCATTCAAAATTAAAGACATTTTAGAGATTGAAAAAGAAACGAAGCATGATGTGATTGCGTTTACTCAAGCGGTGAAAAAATCTTTGGGTGAAGAAAAGAAGTATCTTCATTATGGGCTTACATCAACAGATGTTGTGGATAGTGCATATGGTTTACTTCTAAAACAAGCCAATAAACTCATTAAAAAAGATATACAATTAATGATGGAAGTGTTAAAAGAGAAGGCATATCTTTATAAAGACACACCAATCATGGGTAGAACACATGGTATGCATGCTGAAGTCACAAGTTTTGGGTTAAAATTTGCATTATGGTATGAAGATTTTAAACGTTTATATCAAGGCTTTATCGAAGCTTCTAAATTGGTTGAAGTGTGTAAAATCAGTGGTGCTGTTGGTAATTATGCTGCAAACACTCCAGAATTAGAACGCATTGCAAGCAAAAAACTTGGACTTAAAGCAGCAAATATTTCAACACAAACCCTACAAAGAGACAGACACGCTAGATACATACATCAACTTGCATTAATTGCTGCAGAGATTGAAAAGATTGCTGTTGAAATCAGACACCTATCTAGAAGTGAAGTTAGAGAAGTCAGTGAATTTTTCGATGTCAATCAAAAGGGATCATCTGCTATGCCTCATAAGAAAAATCCAATAAGTAGCGAAAACGTTTCAGGCCTTGCAAGAATACTGAAGGGTCATGTAACTGCAAGTATGGATAACATTGCCTTATGGCATGAAAGAGATATCTCACATTCATCTGTTGAAAGAATCATTTTAGTGGATGCGACAACACTTGTCGATTATATGCTAAACAGATATAGTGATACATTAAAAAAACTCATCGTTTATCCAGAAAACATGATGAGAAACATTGAGTTAACACATGGCAGTATACATGCACAACATGTACTTCATCATTTGATTGATCAAGGGATGGACCGTGATCAAGCATATAACATCATTCAAAAACTGGCATATCAATCGATTGAAAATCACCAATCGTTTGAAGCACTCGTTTTAGAGGATGAAAGTATTAAAAAATATATTGTAAAAGAAGATATAACGCGCATGTTTGATGTAAAAACTTACCTTAAATATGTCGATGTTATCT
- a CDS encoding 4-hydroxy-3-methylbut-2-enyl diphosphate reductase, whose amino-acid sequence MKVIDLTPRGYCHGVLNAMAIVKKVIKTESYPRPIYVLGQIVHNQKITKAFKAYGVISLDQKGKTRLEMIEQVNQGTVIFTAHGISDKVIERAKEKGLTYLNATCRDVLKVHKAVKQKLDEGYQVIYIGHRNHPEPEAILDIDPSILFVEHEKDAMLLPNDLGDKIFVTNQTTLSLYDIQSVLAIIETKYPSYIFDNEICNATTVRQQAVLDQEKVDLMLVVGDQKSSNSNKLAEVSKKSKNIPSYLIGGVEDIDLSWLQNISSVSVTSGASTPTKVTEEVIDFLKQYKKDDPNTWHHQTKLSVTDVL is encoded by the coding sequence ATGAAAGTAATTGATTTAACACCTAGAGGATATTGCCATGGTGTTTTAAACGCAATGGCCATCGTTAAAAAAGTCATTAAAACCGAATCTTATCCTAGACCTATCTATGTTTTAGGACAAATTGTACATAACCAAAAGATCACAAAAGCATTTAAAGCATATGGTGTCATTAGTCTTGATCAAAAAGGCAAAACACGACTTGAAATGATTGAGCAAGTCAATCAAGGAACTGTAATCTTTACAGCTCATGGCATCAGTGATAAAGTGATTGAACGTGCAAAAGAAAAAGGCTTGACATACCTTAACGCAACCTGTAGAGATGTTTTAAAAGTACATAAAGCAGTAAAACAAAAACTAGATGAGGGCTATCAAGTGATTTATATTGGACATAGAAATCATCCAGAACCTGAAGCTATTTTAGATATTGATCCATCGATTTTATTTGTTGAACATGAAAAGGATGCCATGCTTCTTCCAAATGATTTAGGAGATAAGATTTTTGTAACTAACCAAACAACATTAAGCTTGTATGATATTCAATCAGTACTAGCTATTATAGAGACGAAATATCCAAGTTATATCTTTGATAACGAGATTTGTAATGCAACTACGGTTAGACAACAAGCTGTATTAGATCAAGAAAAAGTCGATTTAATGCTTGTAGTTGGTGATCAAAAAAGCAGTAACTCAAATAAGCTTGCTGAAGTCTCTAAAAAATCTAAAAATATACCTAGCTACCTCATTGGGGGAGTTGAAGATATTGATTTATCTTGGTTACAAAATATATCCTCAGTTAGTGTAACTTCAGGTGCATCAACGCCGACAAAAGTTACTGAAGAAGTCATAGACTTTTTAAAGCAATATAAAAAAGATGATCCCAACACGTGGCATCATCAAACAAAATTATCTGTTACAGATGTATTATAG